The Pochonia chlamydosporia 170 chromosome Unknown PCv3seq00016, whole genome shotgun sequence genome contains a region encoding:
- a CDS encoding WD-repeat protein (similar to Aspergillus flavus NRRL3357 XP_002385489.1) gives MHKPQLPLLAAFGESTADVRHPHHNARESLDENERQMRKQMRLHARVFNGCLLSVTLMRPDTVCWQPWLSPLARQIMPITSSVAAFSLSRWMHIGTSGGQTARAMDLEDKGGNAQSSSSRRAERPLDSADYTVGWICAVTTEYVAAQAFLDEKHGRLEYTSRNDNNDYTLGKIGKHNVVIAVLPQGEYGISSATGVAKDMLHSFPNVRIGLMVGIGGGAPSQNQDIRLGDVVVSAPSGGNGGVFQYDFGKTIDGQSFHTTGFLDQPPIFLRTAVNGLRSDYEMEGHQLEQAINKALEAKPRLRRKYKRPDASTDRLYRTGFTHPANNEASCDECCGSDLSKLIPRRERNGDEDDNPAIHYGLIASANSLMKDAFVRDKLSAEKGVLCFEMEAAGLMNQFPCLVVRGICDYSDTHKNKEWQGYAAMAAAAYTKDLLYRILPDQVVAEKKISDILSVELHDIAMKQLVRKAIGKSQNVSSVVPPTAGGSDATYEWYKNRVEERVDGTCLWFLRHKHFQQWLNQDSGPLLVSADPGCGKSVLARYLIDDYLPRSATICYFFFKDQDQNTVRQALCALLHQLFTHKHCLLGHAMAQFDKDGPGMINSTQSLWIILENAIKDPQAGSVILVLDALDECAEPDFKTLMRNMKSQLSSGEIGHGKLKYLLTSRPYKQIMSGFRDPSLLAAFPSIHIPGEEELETISQEVNRVITYRVNQLSHHVSPGIKNLLVQKLMETSHRTYLWLYLVFDDLKDEDFTMTPSGVKSAIATLPKTIYEAYERILNKCKDNPMVRKALSVILVANRPLTVSEMNVAMNVNDASQCIWDIELENEDDFRSRLRSWCGLFISIHHDKLYFLHQTAREFLLADLTLPVHIPSERHWHRSFTAKGAQIVLAKLCVLYFSILNSGYRHSEDEITNREKKLIVDRFAFLEYAVGNWDIHFRQADIVDGSEMVPLALTVCDLDSRIHAVWVKGYWKHRGVAPESMTRLMVSSYLGLDAVVRLVLAVGVSLEAKDTRYGRTPLSWAACEGHASIVSLLLERGAVIDTTDRHGRTPLSLAAENGRETVVKLLLEKEGVDKNSRSSGSFDGGRSPLSYAAQNGHEQVVDILLSRRNIVVDSEDRSGKTPLTYAVAATNSRIARALINRGASASRTDFDRKGMLHHAINADSELGEVELLVKLGAPTKSEDNANMTPLHYTVRFARRDIAELLLRYNVPVNTAVHRRLWTREFEVGNYIWKPEAVEPAVSSEAKSGLTALHCAALVGQDTMVSFFLCNKANINALSDYGETALHLALAATVEGTRYEDYWTSVDWKVEAVLDIIDVTDNDEFARAQHDILNRRMAVLDVLLNDPEIDISIRDHKGETALHKVRYGNFGSSRLVERLLQMNGESICRCRDNRTPLHLACAKQDVQSVSLLAPRSQLAPSDPEGQNALHFASTSACVETMTEVIRVCERQGI, from the exons ATGCACAAGCCGCAACTTCCCTTGCTCGCTGCATTTGGGGAATCGACAGCAGATGTGAGGCACCCACATCACAACGCACGAGAATCATTGGATGAGAACGAACGGCAAATGCGTAAGCAAATGCGATTACACGCCCGAGTTTTCAATGGTTGCCTCCTTTCAGTCACATTGATGCGGCCTGACACAGTATGTTGGCAACCTTGGCTGTCCCCGTTGGCAAGGCAGATAATGCCAATCACCTCCTCTGTCGCAGCATTTTCTCTCAGCCGATGGATGCACATAGGGACCTCAGGAGGACAGACAG CTAGAGCGATGGACTTGGAGGACAAGGGCGGCAACGCTCAGTCAAGTTCGAGCCGACGTGCTGAGAGACCGTTGGACTCCGCAGACTACACCGTGGGTTGGATATGTGCAGTCACAACGGAGTATGTTGCTGCGCAAGCCTTCCTCGACGAGAAGCACGGCAGACTGGAATATACGTCTCGCAACGATAACAATGACTATACTTTAGGTAAAATCGGGAAACACAACGTGGTTATTGCTGTTTTGCCTCAAGGCGAATATGGCATTTCCTCGGCAACCGGCGTCGCAAAAGACATGCTACATAGCTTCCCCAACGTCAGAATTGGCCTCATGGTTGGCATCGGCGGTGGCGCGCCAAGTCAAAACCAAGACATCCGTCTTGGCGACGTTGTGGTCAGTGCCCCCAGTGGTGGAAATGGCGGCGTGTTTCAgtacgactttggcaaaACGATAGATGGCCAAAGTTTCCATACAACTGGCTTTCTAGACCAGCCGCCAATCTTCCTCCGCACGGCGGTAAACGGACTCAGATCCGACTATGAGATGGAAGGACATCAGCTCGAACAGGCTATAAACAAAGCTcttgaagccaagccaaggctACGGAGGAAGTATAAGCGACCAGACGCAAGTACCGACAGGCTGTATCGAACTGGGTTCACCCACCCAGCAAACAATGAGGCAAGCTGCGACGAGTGCTGCGGGAGCGATTTATCGAAATTGATACCAAGACGCGAGCGGAACggggatgaggatgataACCCGGCCATTCACTACGGCTTGATTGCCTCCGCGAATAGTCTGATGAAGGACGCTTTCGTCCGAGATAAACTTTCCGCAGAAAAAGGTGTTCTctgttttgaaatggaagcCGCAGGGTTGATGAACCAGTTCCCTTGTTTGGTTGTTCGTGGTATTTGTGACTACTCAGACACTCATAAGAACAAGGAATGGCAAGGATAcgcagcaatggcggcagcTGCCTATACAAAGGATCTTCTATACAGGATCTTGCCAGACCAGGTTGTGGCTGAGAAGAAAATCAGCGATATTCTGTCCG TAGAACTTCACGACATTGCGATGAAGCAATTGGTTA GAAAGGCTATCGGAAAAAGCCAAAACGTGTCATCAGTTGTTCCGCCTACAGCCGGCGGTAGTGACGCCACATACGAGTGGTATAAGAACCGAGTAGAGGAAAGAGTCGATGGCACATGCCTGTGGTTTCTGAGACACAAGCATTTCCAACAGTGGTTAAACCAGGACTCCGGCCCTTTGCTAGTCTCGGCCGATCCTGGCTGCGGTAAGTCGGTGCTGGCTAGATACTTGATCGACGACTACCTGCCACGATCGGCAACCATTTGCTATTTTTTCTtcaaagaccaagaccagaacACCGTCCGACAAGCACTCTGCGCTCTGCTCCACCAGCTGTTCACTCACAAACACTGCCtacttggccatgccatggcaCAATTCGACAAAGATGGGCCAGGTATGATCAACTCCACACAATCGCTCTGGATTATTCTTGAAAATGCCATTAAAGATCCCCAAGCCGGATCGGTTATCTTGGTCCTAGACGCCCTGGACGAATGCGCCGAGCCAGATTTTAAAACCTTGATGCGGAACATGAAGAGCCAACTTAGCAGCGGCGAGATAGGACATGGTAAGTTGAAGTATCTCCTAACATCTCGCCCGTATAAGCAGATCATGTCGGGTTTTCGCGATCCCAGTCTGTTGGCTGCCTTTCCAAGTATTCATATaccaggagaagaggaaTTGGAGACCATCAGTCAGGAGGTGAATCGCGTCATTACATATCGTGTCAACCAGCTGTCCCACCACGTTTCACCTGGAATCAAAAATCTGCTTGTGCAAAAGCTGATGGAGACAAGCCACCGCACGTACCTCTGGTTATACCTTGTGTTTGACGACTTGAAGGACGAAGATTTTACTATGACACCATCGGGAGTCAAATCCGCTATTGCAACACTTCCAAAGACTATTTACGAGGCATACGAGCGAATTCTAAACAAATGCAAGGATAACCCAATGGTTCGAAAAGCGTTGAGCGTTATCTTGGTGGCAAATCGACCTCTAACAGTCTCGGAAATGAATGTGGCGATGAACGTGAACGATGCATCACAGTGCATCTGGGATATAGAACTGGAGAATGAAGACGATTTTAGGTCGCGTCTTAGATCCTGGTGTGGATTATTTATCTCAATCCATCATGATAAGCTctattttcttcatcaaacAGCTCGAGAGTTCCTATTAGCCGATTTGACATTGCCCGTCCATATCCCATCGGAACGTCACTGGCATCGGTCCTTCACTGCTAAAGGTGCACAAATCGTTCTTGCAAAACTTTGCGTGCTTTATTTCAGCATTTTAAACTCCGGTTACAGGCATTCTGAGGACGAGATTACGAATagggaaaagaagctcaTAGTTGATCGTTTCGCCTTCCTAGAATATGCAGTGGGGAACTGGGACATTCACTTTCGGCAAGCTGATATTGTGGACGGCAGCGAAATGGTGccattggcgttgacagTCTGTGACCTGGACTCAAGGATCCATGCGGTCTGGGTCAAAGGCTACTGGAAGCACAGAGGTGTGGCGCCTGAGAGTATGACCAGGCTTATGGTGTCTTCATATCTTGGGCTTGATGCCGTTGTCAGGCTGGTGCTTGCAGTGGGCGTGAGCCTTGAGGCCAAAGATACCAGGTATGGCCGTACTCCACTTTCATGGGCTGCTTGTGAAGGACATGCGAGCATCGTCAGTCTGCTTCTGGAGAGAGGTGCAGTTATCGATACAACGGACAGGCATGGTCGAACGCCTCTGTCGCTGGCAGCCGAAAATGGGCGCGAGACTGTTGTCAAACTGCTACTCGAGAAGGAGGGAGTTGACAAAAATTCACGATCAAGCGGTTCATTTGATGGCGGACGTTCTCCATTGTCGTACGCTGCTCAGAACGGCCATGAACAAGTGGTAGACATCCTTCTCTCGCGTCGAAACATTGTGGTTGACTCAGAGGATAGAAGTGGCAAGACGCCGTTAACGTATGCCGTTGCTGCGACCAATAGCCGCATCGCTCGTGCGCTAATTAACCGAGGTGCCAGTGCTTCGAGGACTGACTTCGACCGGAAGGGCATGCTCCATCATGCAATCAACGCCGACTCTGAGCTTGGCGAAGTAGAGTTGCTCGTAAAGCTGGGTGCCCCTACCAAGTCGGAAGACAACGCTAACATGACACCATTGCATTATACTGTTAGATTCGCAAGACGCGATATTGCTGAGCTACTTTTGCGGTATAATGTGCCTGTGAATACTGCGGTTCACAGGAGATTGTGGACTCGCGAATTTGAAGTTGGCAATTATATATGGAAGCCGGAAGCCGTGGAACCGGCTGTTTCTTCTGAAGCTAAGAGTGGTCTTACCGCACTGCATTGTGCTGCTTTGGTTGGCCAAGATACAATggtttctttcttcctttgtAACAAAGCAAACATAAATGCACTTTCGGACTATGGAGAGACTGCTCTCCACCTCGCCCTTGCGGCCACCGTGGAAGGGACGCGGTATGAAGATTATTGGACGAGTGTCGATTGGAAAGTCGAGGCTGTATTGGACATCATCGATGTGACGGACAACGATGAATTTGCCAGAGCCCAGCATGACATCCTGAATCGTCGGATGGCGGTGCTTGATGTACTGCTTAACGACCCAGAAATAGACATCAGCATCAGGGATCATAAAGGAGAAACGGCATTGCATAAAGTTCGATACGGAAATTTCGGGTCAAGTCGGTTGGTCGAAAGACTGCTCCAAATGAATGGAGAGTCTATATGCCGGTGTCGGGATAACAGGACGCCTCTGCATCTCGCATGTGCGAAGCAAGATGTGCAATCGGTATCCTTGTTGGCGCCACGTTCGCAACTTGCACCTTCAGACCCAGAGGGGCAAAATGCTCTTCATTTCGCTAGCACCAGTGCATGTGTGGAAACTATGACGGAAGTCATCCGTGTATGTGAAAGGCAAGGTATTTGA